In Helianthus annuus cultivar XRQ/B chromosome 8, HanXRQr2.0-SUNRISE, whole genome shotgun sequence, a single genomic region encodes these proteins:
- the LOC110873737 gene encoding 3-beta-hydroxylase, which produces MPFSMEVLIFSFLPFVLAVILLKTYISSSKSHKRLPPSPPKLPLIGNLHQLGSSPHRTLQVMAQTYGPLMLIHLGTVPILIASSVGAAREILKTHDVTFASRPKLNIPSRISYASKDIAFSPYGEYWRHVKSIAVLHLLSNKRVQSYRYVREEEMSLMMEKIRRDGKLVVNLSELLVSLTNNVVCRVSLGKRYDGRNFKNLLERTMTVLGSFSVGSYIPSLRWVDKLSGLEKKVDEFVKEFDEFLEGVIIEHEQKKEVGAQGPDLVDILLEIQRDNLTGFSIERDTIKAIVMDLFSAGTDTTFTSLQWAICELLRHPQAMKEMQQEALKIGQGRSMIVEDDLEKMPYLKAVLKETLRLHTPNPLLVPRESTQDVKLLGYDIPSGTQVFINAWAIARDPSVWEAPEEFRPERFLNKPIDYKGFHFEFLPFGAGRRGCPGIQFAMTVNELVLANLVYKFDLSLMGEDELDMSETFGITVHKKSPILVSTTPRS; this is translated from the exons ATGCCTTTCAGCATGGAAGTTTTAATCTTCTCTTTTCTTCCCTTTGTTCTTGCCGTAATTCTTTTAAAAACATATATTTCTTCTTCAAAATCCCACAAACGCCTACCACCATCTCCCCCAAAGCTACCACTAATTGGAAACCTTCACCAACTAGGCTCGAGCCCACACCGTACCCTTCAGGTGATGGCTCAGACGTATGGTCCACTCATGTTGATTCACCTTGGTACTGTGCCGATACTTATAGCCTCCTCTGTTGGTGCAGCTCGAGAGATCCTGAAAACCCATGATGTAACATTTGCAAGCAGACCGAAACTAAACATCCCTAGTAGAATATCTTATGCCTCCAAGGACATAGCTTTCTCACCATATGGAGAGTATTGGAGGCACGTAAAGAGCATTGCGGTGCTCCATCTTTTAAGCAACAAAAGGGTTCAGTCTTATCGATACGTGAGAGAGGAGGAGATGTCTCTTATGATGGAAAAGATTCGAAGAGATGGTAAATTGGTTGTTAATTTGAGCGAGTTACTTGTTTCGCTTACAAACAATGTAGTTTGTAGGGTATCTTTGGGGAAGAGATATGATGGGAGGAATTTTAAGAACTTGTTAGAAAGGACTATGACAGTGTTGGGAAGTTTTAGTGTTGGGAGTTATATTCCATCACTAAGATGGGTTGATAAGTTGAGTGGATTAGAGAAGAAAGTTGATGAATTTGTTAAGGAATTCGATGAATTTTTAGAGGGTGTTATCATTGAACATGAACAAAAGAAAGAAGTAGGTGCTCAAGGCCCTGATCTTGTTGATATCTTATTAGAAATTCAAAGAGATAACTTGACAGGTTTTAGTATTGAGAGAGATACGATCAAGGCTATCGTCATG GACTTGTTTAGTGCTGGAACCGATACAACATTCACAAGCCTACAATGGGCAATCTGCGAGCTATTAAGGCACCCACAAGCAATGAAAGAAATGCAACAAGAAGCCTTGAAAATAGGCCAAGGAAGATCAATGATTGTGGAAGACGACTTAGAAAAAATGCCCTACCTAAAAGCCGTCCTCAAAGAAACCCTACGACTACACACTCCAAATCCATTGCTTGTTCCTCGTGAATCAACACAAGACGTCAAACTACTCGGCTATGACATTCCATCCGGCACACAAGTGTTCATCAATGCATGGGCTATAGCAAGGGATCCTTCAGTGTGGGAGGCACCCGAGGAGTTTAGACCAGAGAGGTTTTTGAACAAACCTATCGATTATAAAGGGTTTCATTTCGAATTTTTACCATTTGGTGCAGGACGAAGAGGCTGTCCAGGTATTCAATTTGCAATGACTGTTAACGAGCTCGTTTTGGCTAATTTGGTGTACAAGTTTGATTTATCTTTGATGGGGGAAGATGAATTGGACATGAGTGAGACATTTGGTATTACAGTTCATAAGAAGTCTCCTATACTAGTCTCAACAACTCCTCGTTCTTAA